A window of the Thermodesulforhabdus norvegica genome harbors these coding sequences:
- a CDS encoding universal stress protein: MLKKITKRFKKGDVKVEKRSTLREAVEASTEAITFAEAGLGDHARQVMARADAEPKKVLVVSHEDCFSRAVVEYALGFAERMGYEIVAMNVLQIADRPETVAPYCSLIEERFKENAKESVAEFYREAERRGIPFMHMVKVGPLDKCIKEAVGELKRVEFVISEPEAHPEVVHETEKTVIPVYAVSSVA, translated from the coding sequence ATGTTAAAGAAGATCACAAAGCGTTTCAAAAAGGGCGACGTTAAGGTAGAAAAACGGAGCACTCTGAGAGAAGCTGTTGAAGCCAGTACCGAGGCTATCACTTTTGCAGAAGCAGGGTTGGGGGATCATGCGCGGCAGGTTATGGCTCGTGCTGATGCAGAACCCAAGAAGGTTTTGGTCGTCAGTCATGAGGATTGTTTTTCCAGAGCGGTCGTCGAATATGCCCTTGGGTTTGCGGAGCGAATGGGTTATGAAATCGTTGCCATGAATGTGTTGCAGATTGCCGACAGGCCGGAAACGGTGGCTCCTTATTGCAGTCTGATTGAGGAAAGGTTTAAGGAAAACGCCAAAGAAAGTGTTGCGGAGTTTTATCGTGAGGCTGAAAGGCGGGGCATTCCTTTCATGCATATGGTGAAAGTGGGTCCGCTGGACAAGTGTATTAAGGAAGCCGTTGGAGAGTTAAAAAGGGTTGAGTTTGTTATAAGCGAGCCCGAAGCCCATCCCGAGGTTGTACATGAAACCGAGAAAACGGTAATTCCGGTCTATGCGGTTTCTTCCGTTGCTTAG
- a CDS encoding SLC13 family permease, translated as MTADMVLTLAVLAFAIVLFVFEWVRVDVVGIIMMVLLPLMGLVTPQQAFSGLSSNAVVSIIAVIIIGAGLDKTGVMNKVATPIIKLGGKSERRVMALVAGTVGVISSMMQNIGAAALFLPATQRVAKRLGIPVSRLLMPMGFCAIIGGTLTLVGASPTILLNDLLVLEGKKLEPFGLFTQTPIGVCLLSSALLYFALFGKYVLPASSGEADVGITARLLEVYSVFEQPYEVEVPDDFPGPKTLEELDIRRNYLVTVVAVGNPKTKKMRRVVQKGESISPGDVLVVMGKRERVEKLAEDMGWRLKPSLDFFADEFARTNSGVVETVVSPRSELVGKTLEEAKFQNRFRVNPLAINTGDRIYVTGINHVRLKTGDVILLEGPWERFHRIRNMPQPRILTFATPLEGEILRPEKAKYAIFWLALALSLVIFTKIRLSVALMTGALGMIITGVLSIDEAYQSVDWMTVFLLGGLIPLGIAFEQTGTAAYIARKVMDMVGQVPPIGLLTVVAVMTSFFTLVISNVGATVLLVPLCMNMAVMAGADPRMAALVVGISASNTFVLPTHQVNALIMRPGGYRTIDYAKAGGIMTLIFLVVELSIIYFFYGVS; from the coding sequence GTGACGGCTGACATGGTTCTTACTTTGGCTGTGCTTGCCTTTGCAATTGTGCTCTTCGTTTTTGAATGGGTGCGGGTCGATGTCGTGGGGATCATAATGATGGTTCTTCTTCCCCTCATGGGACTCGTAACCCCTCAACAGGCCTTCTCAGGACTGAGCAGTAATGCCGTGGTATCCATCATTGCCGTGATCATTATCGGTGCGGGACTGGACAAAACCGGGGTAATGAACAAAGTTGCCACCCCCATTATCAAATTGGGGGGCAAAAGCGAGCGGCGGGTCATGGCTCTGGTCGCCGGCACGGTGGGTGTTATATCCAGCATGATGCAGAACATAGGCGCGGCCGCTCTTTTTCTACCTGCAACCCAGCGTGTCGCAAAACGCCTGGGAATCCCCGTCTCCAGGCTTCTAATGCCCATGGGCTTTTGTGCCATCATCGGAGGTACGCTGACGCTCGTTGGGGCAAGCCCGACCATTCTCCTTAACGATCTTCTGGTTCTGGAAGGTAAGAAACTGGAACCCTTCGGTCTGTTCACGCAGACCCCGATTGGCGTCTGCCTGCTCTCAAGTGCTCTGCTTTACTTTGCCCTTTTCGGCAAATACGTTCTTCCCGCCAGCTCTGGTGAGGCAGATGTGGGCATAACTGCAAGGCTCCTTGAGGTTTATTCCGTTTTTGAGCAGCCCTATGAGGTGGAAGTTCCGGATGATTTTCCCGGTCCCAAAACACTTGAAGAACTCGACATTCGAAGAAATTATCTCGTTACGGTGGTGGCCGTAGGCAACCCAAAAACCAAGAAGATGCGAAGGGTTGTCCAGAAAGGAGAATCCATATCGCCGGGGGATGTTCTCGTGGTCATGGGGAAGCGCGAAAGGGTTGAGAAGCTTGCAGAAGATATGGGCTGGAGATTGAAACCCTCGCTGGATTTTTTTGCCGACGAATTCGCCCGTACCAATTCAGGTGTTGTAGAGACCGTAGTGTCTCCCCGCTCGGAGCTCGTGGGAAAAACCCTTGAAGAAGCAAAGTTCCAAAATCGATTCCGGGTTAATCCCCTGGCTATAAATACAGGAGACAGGATATACGTGACCGGCATAAACCATGTGCGGCTGAAAACCGGGGACGTTATACTTCTTGAGGGACCCTGGGAAAGATTCCACCGCATAAGGAATATGCCTCAACCTAGAATTCTGACCTTTGCAACCCCTCTCGAGGGCGAGATACTGAGGCCGGAGAAAGCAAAATATGCAATTTTCTGGCTTGCCCTGGCCTTGAGCCTTGTGATCTTTACGAAGATTCGCCTTTCCGTTGCTCTTATGACCGGTGCTCTGGGCATGATCATAACGGGTGTACTGTCCATTGATGAAGCCTATCAGTCTGTCGACTGGATGACCGTGTTCCTGCTGGGAGGGCTTATACCTCTGGGGATAGCCTTTGAGCAGACCGGGACGGCAGCTTACATCGCGAGAAAGGTCATGGATATGGTGGGACAGGTCCCCCCGATTGGCCTGCTTACCGTAGTGGCCGTTATGACCTCCTTCTTTACACTGGTTATATCCAATGTGGGAGCAACGGTCCTGCTCGTGCCTCTATGCATGAACATGGCCGTAATGGCCGGTGCAGACCCGAGGATGGCCGCTCTTGTGGTGGGGATCTCGGCTTCCAATACCTTCGTTTTGCCCACGCATCAGGTGAATGCGCTTATCATGAGACCCGGAGGATACCGAACAATTGATTATGCAAAAGCCGGTGGCATTATGACGCTGATATTCCTGGTCGTTGAACTTTCGATTATATACTTCTTCTACGGCGTTTCCTAG
- a CDS encoding MFS transporter has product MKAEESLSVDIRSTAFYRWYVFSALALAYFFVYFHRVSFSVVADRLVSEFQTSAQTIGLLGSVYFYCYALMQFPSGLLSDSVGPRKAVTFFTCVAALGSIVFAYAPNLTIAFVGRFLVGLGAAVVFIPTMKILSKWFHPLEFASASGLLNAVGGLGILGATWILAFLTATVGWRPTFKIIGITTLVIAALVWLVVRDSPEDKVRRSCNGSLSGNPGGANATYSLREASKKVFSSRQFWIFATWAFFNYGIFFGFGALWSGPYLMDTYGMDRQKAGMILSLIAWGMIFGSPILGLLSDRILKSRKIPLILCAMIVTLELLLLYLYPSGLSLPLLILFFLLFSVGSSSVVVIAFTALKELFPIETAGTALGALNLFPFLGGAIAMPLLGRVLDLYGRNPAKGLGYPVEAYKTLFLLLVVASAVVLICTIFMAETHEARRS; this is encoded by the coding sequence ATGAAGGCTGAAGAATCCCTCTCAGTCGACATCAGGTCGACGGCATTTTATCGCTGGTATGTTTTTTCGGCACTGGCTCTGGCATACTTTTTCGTTTACTTCCATCGCGTTTCTTTTTCTGTAGTTGCCGACAGGCTGGTTTCGGAATTCCAAACCTCTGCTCAGACAATAGGCCTCCTGGGATCCGTCTATTTTTATTGCTATGCCCTGATGCAATTCCCTTCAGGCCTTCTTTCCGACTCGGTGGGCCCCAGAAAGGCCGTAACCTTTTTTACCTGCGTTGCGGCACTGGGTAGTATTGTCTTCGCCTATGCTCCGAACCTCACGATAGCTTTTGTCGGCAGATTCTTGGTCGGCCTGGGAGCTGCAGTTGTCTTCATTCCCACGATGAAAATACTGTCAAAGTGGTTTCATCCGCTGGAGTTCGCTTCGGCAAGCGGCCTGCTCAATGCAGTGGGAGGCCTCGGAATTCTGGGGGCAACATGGATTCTTGCTTTCCTCACGGCAACGGTTGGATGGCGACCGACCTTCAAAATTATAGGAATCACCACCCTCGTCATAGCGGCTCTTGTATGGCTCGTCGTCAGGGACTCTCCCGAGGACAAAGTGCGTCGCTCTTGTAACGGGAGCCTTTCCGGTAACCCGGGCGGAGCCAATGCAACATACAGCTTAAGAGAAGCGAGCAAGAAGGTGTTTTCGTCCCGCCAGTTCTGGATTTTCGCAACCTGGGCTTTTTTTAATTACGGCATATTCTTCGGCTTCGGAGCTCTCTGGAGCGGCCCCTATCTCATGGACACCTACGGAATGGACAGACAGAAGGCCGGCATGATCCTCAGCCTTATAGCCTGGGGAATGATCTTTGGGAGCCCTATTTTGGGATTACTCTCGGACCGGATCCTGAAGAGCAGAAAAATCCCTCTGATTCTGTGCGCCATGATTGTTACTTTGGAGCTCTTACTGCTCTATCTTTATCCCTCAGGACTCTCACTGCCGTTACTGATCCTATTCTTTCTTCTTTTTTCCGTCGGATCGTCCTCTGTTGTGGTAATAGCCTTCACGGCCCTTAAAGAACTTTTCCCCATTGAAACGGCCGGAACGGCCCTCGGGGCTCTAAACCTATTTCCCTTTTTAGGTGGTGCCATTGCAATGCCACTTCTGGGACGGGTTCTGGATCTTTACGGAAGAAATCCGGCAAAAGGTCTGGGGTATCCCGTAGAGGCTTACAAAACGCTCTTCCTCTTGCTTGTGGTCGCTTCCGCAGTTGTTTTGATATGCACGATATTCATGGCCGAAACCCACGAGGCCCGCAGAAGTTAG